From Onychostoma macrolepis isolate SWU-2019 chromosome 05, ASM1243209v1, whole genome shotgun sequence, one genomic window encodes:
- the psat1 gene encoding phosphoserine aminotransferase, with translation MEKKQTINFGAGPAKLPQSVLLQAQKELLDCSGTGISILEMSHRSSDFSKIINTTENLLRELLNVPENYKILFLQGGGSGQFSGVPLNLIGLKEDRCADYLVTGTWSAKAAKEAEKYGKVNVIHPKLDSYTKIPDCSTWSLNPSASYVYYCCNETVHGVEFNFIPDTKGVVLVSDMSSNFLSKPVDVSKFGLIFAGAQKNVGCAGVTVVIVREDLMGKALKECPIILDYQVQAGNNSLYNTPPCFSIYIMGLVLEWIKNNGGADAMERLNKQKSDIIYDIINHSNGFYSCPVDMACRSRMNVPFRIGKKEGDESLEKAFLDGASKLGMISLKGHRSVGGIRASLYNAVTVEDVKALGAYMEEFLKNRQ, from the exons atggAGAAGAAACAGACCATCAATTTCGGAGCGGGACCAGCTAAACTTCCACAGTCG GTTTTGCTCCAAGCACAGAAGGAGCTGCTGGATTGCAGTGGCACTGGGATAAGCATTCTTG AAATGAGCCACAGATCGTCTGATTTCTCCAAGATTATAAACACTACTGAAAACCTTCTCCGTGAACTTCT GAATGTCCCTGAAAACTATAAGATACTGTTCCTGCAAGGCGGAGGCTCGGGACAGTTCAGCGGGGTTCCTCTCAATCTGATTGGTCTGAAGGAGGACAGGTGTGCTGATTATCTGGTCACAGGGACGTGGTCTGCAAAGGCAGCCAAAGAGGCAGAGAAGTATGGAAAAGTGAACGTGATTCATCCAAAACTGGATAGCTACACCA AAATACCAGACTGTAGCACTTGGTCACTGAATCCTTCAGCATCTTATGTCTACTACTGCTGCAATGAGACTGTGCACGGCGTTGAGTTTAACTTCATCCCGGACACTAAAGGAGTGGTTCTTGTCAGTGATATGTCATCCAACTTCCTCTCCAAGCCGGTAGATGTGTCGAAG TTTGGTCTGATATTTGCCGGCGCACAGAAGAATGTCGGGTGTGCTGGTGTGACAGTTGTCATTGTCAGAGAGGATTTGATGGGCAAGGCTTTGAAAGAGTGCCCTATTATACTGGACTATCAGGTGCAGGCTGGCAATAACTCACTCTACAACACTCCTCCATGCTTCAG TATTTACATTATGGGTTTGGTTCTGGAGTGGATCAAGAACAACGGAGGGGCGGATGCCATGGAACGACTAAACAAACAGAAATCCGACATCATCTATGACATTATCAACCACTCCAATGGATTTTACTC ATGCCCAGTTGACATGGCGTGTCGAAGCCGCATGAACGTTCCGTTCCGCATCGGAAAGAAGGAAGGGGATGAAAGTCTTGAAAAGGCATTTCTTGATGGTGCTTCTAAACTTGGCATGATCTCACTTAAAGGACACAG ATCTGTGGGTGGCATCCGGGCTTCCCTGTACAATGCAGTGACTGTTGAAGACGTGAAGGCTCTTGGCGCCTACATGGAAGAATTCCTTAAGAACCGCCAGTAG